The DNA sequence ATTAGCTAAAGATAAACCGGTTTCTTCAACTATATCTTTAAGCTTTTTTCCCTCTACATATCGAGAATAAATTAATTTTCGATAATTTTCAGGAAGATTATTTAATCTTTTTTCAAATGCTTCTAAATTTTGTTTATCAATAAACAACTGCTCAGGCGATGGTTCCCAATCTCTTGGTTGTTGATAGTCATCATCTAAAAATTTATTTTTATCCTTATTTTTTTTTCTTAAAAAATCTATGGCTGAATTATGTGCAATGGAAGTAACCCAAGTTCTAAAATCAAAATCAGAATTGTATAAATTTAACTTGTTTAGAACTTTTGTAAAGGTTTCAACAGTGAGCTCTTCTGAATAATTTTCATCTTTCACTAAAGAAAAAATATAGGATTTAATATCACTCCAAAATAAATTTACTATTTTACTTTGAGCCTGTTGCCTGGAATTTTTTGCTTCTTCGATTAGCTGTAATAGATCTAATTTATTTTTCAATTTGAAATTATTCTCTTTTTTAGTTGACAATC is a window from the Apibacter sp. B3706 genome containing:
- a CDS encoding RNA polymerase sigma factor translates to MKNKLDLLQLIEEAKNSRQQAQSKIVNLFWSDIKSYIFSLVKDENYSEELTVETFTKVLNKLNLYNSDFDFRTWVTSIAHNSAIDFLRKKNKDKNKFLDDDYQQPRDWEPSPEQLFIDKQNLEAFEKRLNNLPENYRKLIYSRYVEGKKLKDIVEETGLSLANVKVSLMRARKLLS